The Dermacentor albipictus isolate Rhodes 1998 colony unplaced genomic scaffold, USDA_Dalb.pri_finalv2 scaffold_13, whole genome shotgun sequence region CAACAGCTGAAATTTCGAGGCAATATAAGTAAAAAATGGAAATGTGGCGCAAGCAATGCGAGTGAGGCCAGTCGAAAGGCTGCCGTCAGGGCGTTTCAGCGTATTCCCAGTTGTAGGAATGTAGTAACACTAGAGAAAGACGCGCATTCCCACCGAGTTCAACGCAGATGATGCGTACCCAGGTAATATTGATGCCAGAGGGTTCAGCGTGTTCAGATAAGGCGATACAAACATCACTTTTTCCGTTTAACCGTGTTTTTGTCCTTTTGTCTGGTTTAACAACTCCATCAAGTAGGTTTGGATTGGTAAACACCCTAATTTTGTGGCTGACAACAATTTACTGGAAAGACGTTCATTGTATTCTACCCGGTAACGATTGGGTATAGTGTTGACGCATACAAAGTTCGATGCATGCAGAACGGTATGGAAGTGGCCTTTAGCGTCTTCTTGATGCCAGCTTTCGAGACATTTGGCACCGATTCGATCTAAATAGCGTGTCGTCACAGACAAAAATGTCAGTGGCAATGTAGTGGTAATGCTAAGGAAATTGACgtgagcattacgtcgcacccaTTTGAGGTGCCTGATGCAGGATTTTAAACGCGTTGACCACTTAGCAAGGTTGGTCAGGAGCGCATTTGACACACAGCCTGCACCTATgtggagcgaagtgcaactggcAGTGGGGTCCagagcagaccaccgtcagttgaACCACACACGCGCGTGCTGTTCTAAGCCTTCTCATCCCATAACTACGTATACCACACCACCGGCTTCGCACACTTCACACGCATACTTTCTTCCCCTCCTAATGCTAGCATTTTAAAAGCCCCCTTGAAGTGCGTCTCGAATATCAGGATATGGCATGAAAATATGCGATCCAGAGTCAACAGCCAACCAAACACGCTTTTACAGTTTCGTTGCTGGTTGAGGTAAACGAAAGTAATTAATCAGAATTATTAGTAGGACAAGGCTACTTCGTCCACTCTAATGCAGATATTGCTTTCAGCTCCTAACCTGGGTATTTAAACAGCATAAAAGTATTCATGTACTTACAGCACGCCTTTTAAAAATAAAAACCAACTTCAAAAGTAATTGTGCTCCTGAGCTGTCTTCGGTTAGCACGAGAATATTAATTTGCAAAAATTCGTACTTTGAAATAGCGAAAATGCGCAATGACAACGTGACGTTCCACTTTCCCACTCACTTCCTAGTAGCCTTTACTAAGGcacgttttcttttgttctgcTCCGTGCAGAACTTCTCGAAGGTCGCTGGAACGGCGGTGCTGCTATTCCAGGGTGGGCGCTTCCCAGCAGGCGTGCAGCCAGCGTGCCTCTCTGCCCGCGCGCCTCTCTGCCCGTGGCCTTGCAACTGTACCCGAAGAAAAAAGCGTCACGACTCTATGCTTGGTACTATTTCAAATTTCAGGGACATGAGCCACGGAAGCCTATTTgccgaagctttctttgcaacttATCTGTTCTTAAAACATTTGAAGCTCTGTTAGCTTGCCAACATTGTTCAGCTTCTTCAATAGCTGAAAATAACTCACTTTCGAGCGTAGCCCAACATTTTGTTTCACGATTGCACGGAAGCTTGTGCATGCAGGTAATCGCGTTTTGCAGCGAAGTTCTGAATCTTCTCTGAACTTTCACAAATCATTCACTTTTACTTAAGGTGAAAGCTTTCTTTTACCCTCAACGGTTGCATCTGCCAGTTGCAAAAAGAAAGGGTCTTCTTCAAGTACTCAAACAATATTTTAATGATATTGTAACTAATGAGAAGTAATGCAATTCACACATTTTAAATATCGCTTATGCTTCCAGAAGAGCGTAGGGGCTTACATTTTTTGGCTGGCTTCTTGAAGTCAATGGACGCCGCTGAGGCGAAGCTTGTAGACCCCGCTTGCGTTTAGTACAGCGCGCAGGCGACATGGCTGCGTCGAAAATACCGTCGTTAGTCCATTGGTCGGGTTTTGAACGTCACAAAGCAAAACATCCCGGATGCCGCCGTGCAagacacaagggggggggggggggggggtattctatacgtgtccacctagtggactgtccggTTAGGCGACCGCTAGGTAGAAATTGGCCGAgggtgcctgttttttttttttgcttttttttttactcgctgGTGCCGcaacccagccaatcagcacttcaacAGCAGCTGAAATGGCAGGTATGTTCTCAAGGTGCATATTTACAGAATAACCCTTCCACTAGGATTAACGTTGACCACGTGGATTTTGTTAACGCGCACCAGTCAGTTCTTTTGCGCGAGTGCTTTTTCATACTGCACCTGTTACAGTGAATAAGGTCACGAGAAATTGAACTGGCGACACCGTGCTCTGTAGACTACGCTTACCAGATCAGCAGCAGTGACCGTGCCAATGTGTTAACATATTTGATCTTCAAGGTACGAAACATTTTGAAGGTGGTAGGGTCGACAAGCTGGGTTGACAGTTGTCGAATGTAATGCCTAGTGACATTTCGTCAGCAGTCTAAAATTTATGTGGCATAGAAACAAGACAAGAACACAGGAACAGACAttcgggcgagttggtacagatACATGATGAAAATAAAAAGCGCAACTTTTCCGCAAACTGTAGGACAGTACAGGGCAGCCCCTGTACGTGCCTTCCTGTCCTACGGTCCTCGTAAAAGTCGCACTGTTTATTTCCATTAGGACAGAGCATGGTTCACAAGAATATGGACACGTCAAATGAGCAACAGTGGGTATTTATTTAGTTACTGCAGGCAACTACAGCCCCCACTTGGATCATTGTTGTGTGGTGGAACAATCTCTAAAAACACTGATgccatcatacaagatgcggTACACAATAGCTGTACATTTCTCACAGCATAACCAAAATCCCAAAATATAGAGGAAGGCGAATTGGAACAAAAACAATAACAGCGAAACACAGGACGAACGAGTAAAGAGCACACTACAGAGCGCTGACAAGAAACCagatgctttatttgcagaagcagcatctAAATAAACCTTTCATCtgagaaaacagaaaaagaaggataagTGCCAGACATGGAGAATCCAGTTATTTTGTTCAGAGCATGAGGGACGCAGAACTGATGCATGCGTCACCATTTTTGAATATGCGAAATTCCTCAATGATTTCCCGCGCACGCTTTTCACTATATCTGCCAATTATTTCGCACTTAAAGATCGGGTTGCAACCACACGTGTTACAGTGGGCAGCCAGATGACTGTGCGGGTTTCCTTTTAGTGAAGCGGCATCTCGAAGGTGGTGAGATCTAAGCTTGGCGTCATTCCTTATGTACACCGTGTTTCCCGTAACATTATGAACATTGCGGCCAAGGCAGGAGTGAGTGTGGTGTGCAATGCCCCTAATAAACAGAGTGGGTTGTGCAAAATAGTCAACGGAAGATACTGTCCCGCGCAAAAGCTGCTATAAGAGTCATGTTCATGGCTTTATTCACTGTACAACGCAGGTTGTCTATAAAATCCCACTTGATTTTAAACATTGCTATATCGGGCAAATGGGGAGGGGCACTAATGATCACCTGCGCGAGCATGTCGTTCCACTAAAAGGAAACCCGCACAGTCATCTGGTTGCCCACTATAACATGTGTGGTTGCAACCCGATCTTTAGGTTCGAAATAATTGGCAGATATAGTGAAAAGCGAACGCGGGAA contains the following coding sequences:
- the LOC135917813 gene encoding uncharacterized protein, which codes for MSPARCTKRKRGLQASPQRRPLTSRSQPKNLQGHGQRGARAERHAGCTPAGKRPPWNSSTAVPATFEKFCTEQNKRKRALVKATRKTKQGAEAGLKMDPKGEGDFPYTSGTASLWTRGLAALKLLDFSFLFKPAYFFYECSYPDGESQACPKKKPRMT